The Vicia villosa cultivar HV-30 ecotype Madison, WI linkage group LG1, Vvil1.0, whole genome shotgun sequence genome includes a region encoding these proteins:
- the LOC131632445 gene encoding uncharacterized protein LOC131632445 has product MEPNSTSTRNATAKNARRRRKLILAQRRRTRKNWTGKLPTVLLQTAPVPMGKQTHAQNPTIFETGQSSNSASIARKRRKIILDNRNNGCNHPNKENSPLVKQPGLVPTHTPNSHHRTPLSDSLSNQCFTAPSNTLIHRQSLQKRRRTLPTHGNNLLRRFDQTSPLPFNTNHASTSNAGSKTLNRTSHVDTTANNTFDTDSNSEDDVNLGDSSSNDDESLDNDDVVDSLLEQYSDIGDRVWDCPFCHASMWYQERRDKSRHTTIPKFHRCCRSGKVVLPLLLNPPPLLQRLLHDKNGPESKNYQSNLRTYNAMFSFTFPGMKFDDTVAHGGGPPTLRLHGQTCHRIGTLMPNVGQHPQYAQLYIYDTDNEVDNRMKCFGDSDVLSRDIVLKLKDMLDGCNPHARAFRMARDLLRGNEFLDLKIRLISDRAEDGRVYNTPTVSEVAALIVGDIDPTTERDIIVHARNGHLQKITEFHPAYLAYQYPLIFVYGEDGYRKNILHRYEHETEVNRKNRQSIKDWLCFRLQERKAEAKTLLHSRRLFQQFLVDGFAMMESERLSWLRTNQSKLRVGKYNRLNEQTRGAQANTAPKRGKRVVLPSTFVGSKRYMDQLYFDGMAISSKLGFPDLFVTFTCNPAWPEIERALSGTNLKPHDRPDLITKVFKIKFDDLMTDITKRHVLGKVIAFMYTIEFQKRGLPHAHILVFLHPQSKYPTPADIDKIICAEIPDPTLHPTLYKLVSAHMMHGPCGPSRMTSRCMKNRKCTKFFPKPFQEDTVVDADGYPLYRRRSNTHVIQKNGVSLDNRHVVPYNTRFLLKYHAHINMEWCNQSTSIKYLFKYIHKGFDRIGATISTSGNGSGNDTEPVDEIKQYLDCRYVSPSEACWRIYSYNIHGRKPAVERMYYHLVGEQAVYYPDHARMENILEKASVTESMFTAWFVANGKYEEARSLTYGQFVSKFVYDKKTRTWKPRKKGFTIGRLIWVPPTTGELFYLRLMLTVVKGPLTYEEIRKVGDTQFDTFRDACFAMGFLEDDREYIRAIREASEWGSGHFLRKLFVVMLLSSAVNRPAHVWNETWDLLSEGLLHQQRQLAHNKDLVLTEDQLKNLTLTEIEKLLQANRRSLSDFKPIPYPDGYVLQQLGNRLVYDERSYDVPTMRTEFTSLFTALTDEQRLIFDKIMASVNAQKGGVFFLHGYGGTGKTYMWRTLASALRSKHDICLTVATSGIASLLLPGGRTAHSKFKIPVPTMDNSTCNIEYNDDVADLLRQTKLIIWDEAPMAHKHAFEALDRTLKDVMSTYSNSEEIFGGKVVVFGGDFRQILPVVPRGSRSDIVHFAINASYIWRNVEVLTLTHNMRLQSGPDEAGKKEIADFSKWLLQIGEGKLSEPNDGFADIQLPKELLITDYTDPIVAIVNSTYPDFIENYQSNDYLKSKAILASTLEVVDQINNHVLDLMPGETKDYYSSNTVDRSEIHDTNVVDILTPEFLSSLTTSGLPNHLIRLKVGTPVMLMRNIDQSEGLCNGTRVMITRMANHVIEAKIMAGHYKEKHAVAWNETQCIRDLHHDSTGGLREFSIG; this is encoded by the exons ATGGAACCAAACTCTACTTCAACAAGAAATGCAACTGCAAAAAATGCTAGAAGGCGAAGAAAGCTTATTTTAGCTCAACGTCGACGCACGCGTAAAAATTGGACAGGCAAGCTACCAACTGTCTTGCTACAAACAGCTCCAGTTCCCATGGGTAAACAAACACATGCGCAGAATCCTACTATATTTGAAACTGGGCAATCTTCTAATTCTGCTTCTATTGCTAGGAAGAGGAGGAAGATCATTTTGGATAACAGGAACAATGGTTGTAATCACCCAAATAAAGAAAATTCACCCTTAGTCAAACAACCTGGATTAGTCCCAACTCATACACCAAATTCACATCATCGTACCCCTCTATCGGACAGCCTATCTAACCAGTGCTTCACTGCCCCGTCCAATACACTTATACATCGACAATCACTCCAAAAAAGGAGGAGAACACTCCCCACTCATGGCAATAACCTACTGAGGCGTTTTGACCAAACCAGTCCACTGCCATTTAACACTAACCATGCTTCTACTTCCAATGCAGGCAGCAAAACACTTAATAGAACATCGCATGTTGACACCACTGCCAATAACACGTTTGATACGGACTCTAACTCTGAAGATGATGTGAACCTGGGGGATTCTTCTTCTAATGATGATGAAAGCCTCGATAATGATGATGTTGTCGACTCCCTTTTAGAAC AGTACTCTGACATAGGAGATAGAGTTTGGGATTGCCCATTTTGTCATGCATCCATGTGGTATCAGGAACGCAGAGACAAATCACGGCATACGACTATTCCTAAGTTTCACCGGTGTTGTCGGAGTGGAAAAGTTGTATTGCCGTTACTTTTAAATCCCCCCCCATTGCTGCAGCGTCTACTACATGATAAAAATGGCCCAGAGAGTAAGAACTACCAAAGCAACCTTCGCACTTATAACGCCATGTTTTCGTTTACTTTTCCAGGGATGAAATTTGACGACACCGTTGCACATGGGGGAGGACCACCTACTTTACGACTTCACGGTCAAACATGTCATCGTATAGGGACGTTGATGCCGAATGTTGGACAGCATCCCCAATATGCTCAACTATATATATATGACACCGACAATGAAGTCGATAACAGGATGAAATGCTTCGG GGACAGTGATGTTCTCAGCAGGGATATTGTTCTTAAGTTAAAGGATATGTTGGATGGATGCAATCCCCATGCAAGGGCATTTCGAATGGCAAGAGATCTTTTGAGAGGAAATGAGTTCTTAGACTTGAAGATACGACTAATCAGTGATAGGGCTGAAGATGGCCGTGTATACAATACACCAACTGTGTCAGAGGTGGCTGCTCTGATCGTTGGTGATATTGATCCCACGACAGAGAGAGACATCATCGTCCATGCACGCAATGGCCATTTGCAAAAAATTACCGAATTTCATCCTGCTTACTTGGCCTATCAATACCCGCTCATTTTTGTTTATGGGGAGGATGGATATAGGAAAAATATACTGCACAGGTATGAACACGAAACTGAGGTTAACAGGAAGAACCGCCAATCAATCAAAGATTGGCTGTGTTTTCGTTTGCAGGAGCGCAAAGCCGAGGCAAAGACATTGCTTCACTCAAGACGGCTTTTTCAACAGTTCTTGGTCGATGGGTTCGCAATGATGGAATCAGAACGTCTCAGTTGGTTGAGGACTAACCAGTCCAAGTTACGAGTTGGAAAATATAATCGGTTGAATGAGCAAACTCGCGGGGCACAGGCGAACACAGCACCAAAGCGAGGAAAAAGGGTAGTTTTGCCATCTACTTTTGTTGGGAGCAAGCGTTACATGGACCAACTATATTTTGATGGTATGGCCATTTCAAGTAAGTTGGGCTTCCCAGATTTGTTTGTAACGTTTACTTGTAATCCTGCTTGGCCTGAAATAGAACGTGCATTATCTGGTACTAATTTAAAGCCACATGATAGACCTGATCTCATAACCAaagttttcaaaatcaaatttgatGATCTCATGACTGATATAACAAAACGGCACGTGCTCGGGAAGGTTATTGCAT TTATGTACACTATTGAATTTCAAAAACGAGGATTGCCGCATGCTCATATATTGGTCTTCCTACACCCTCAAAGCAAATATCCGACACCAGCAGATATAGATAAAATCATTTGTGCTGAAATCCCAGACCCCACTTTACATCCAACACTATATAAATTGGTCTCCGCCCACATGATGCATGGTCCGTGCGGTCCGTCGAGGATGACTTCACGCtgcatgaaaaatagaaaatgcaCCAAATTCTTCCCCAAGCCCTTCCAAGAAGATACTGTTGTTGATGCGGATGGCTATCCCCTCTATAGGAGGCGATCAAATACCCATGTTATCCAGAAAAATGGTGTATCTTTGGATAATCGACATGTTGTACCTTACAATACAAGATTCCTCCTGAAATACCATGCTCATATTAACATGGAGTGGTGTAACCAAAGCACATCAATCAAATATCTATTCAAGTATATCCACAAAGGGTTTGATAGAATCGGAGCTACAATTTCAACTTCTGGTAACGGCTCAGGAAACGACACAGAGCCTGTTGATGAGATCAAACAGTATCTGGATTGTAGATATGTGTCCCCGAGTGAGGCGTGTTGGAGAATTTATTCCTACAACATTCATGGCAGGAAACCGGCGGTCGAACGTATGTATTATCATTTAGTAGGTGAGCAGGCTGTTTACTACCCCGATCATGCAAGAATGGAAAATATCTTGGAAAAAGCAAGTGTAACGGAGTCTATGTTCACTGCTTGGTTTGTTGCTAATGGGAAATACGAGGAGGCACGGTCACTTACATATGGTCAGTTTGTGTCAAAATTTGTTTATGACAAAAAAACCAGAACATGGAAACCGCGGAAAAAGGGGTTCACCATTGGTCGTTTGATCTGGGTTCCACCAACCACTGGAGAGTTGTTTTACTTACGACTGATGTTGACCGTAGTGAAGGGACCACTAACTTACGAAGAAATTCGCAAAGTAGGTGACACACAGTTTGATACTTTTAGGGATGCATGCTTTGCAATGGGATTCCTAGAAGATGACCGAGAATACATTCGGGCAATACGGGAGGCCAGTGAATGGGGGTCTGGCCATTTCCTCCGCAAACTTTTTGTAGTGATGCTTTTATCCTCGGCTGTTAATAGGCCTGCTCATGTTTGGAACGAGACGTGGGATCTACTATCTGAAGGTCTGCTGCATCAGCAAAGACAGTTGGCTCACAATAAAG ATTTGGTGCTCACTGAAGATCAGTTAAAGAATTTGACTTTGACGGAAATCGAGAAACTTCTGCAGGCAAATCGAAGAAGCCTCAGCGACTTTAAACCAATTCCATATCCTGATGGATACGTTCTACAACAATTAGGGAACAGGTTGGTTTATGACGAACGAAGTTACGATGTGCCTACAATGAGAACAGAATTCACGTCGCTTTTCACAGCTCTGACAG ACGAGCAAAGGTTAATTTTTGATAAAATTATGGCGTCTGTTAACGCGCAAAAGGGTGGTGTCTTTTTCCTACATGGTTATGGTGGAACCGGTAAGACTTACATGTGGCGAACACTTGCAAGTGCATTGAGGTCCAAACATGATATTTGTCTTACCGTTGCAACAAGTGGAATAGCTTCTTTGTTGTTGCCCGGTGGTAGAACTGCCCATTCTAAATTCAAGATACCTGTTCCAACAATGGACAATTCAACGTGCAATATTGAATATAATGATGACGTCGCAGACCTCCTAAGGCAGACTAAGCTTATCATTTGGGATGAAGCACCAATGGCACACAAACATGCTTTTGAAGCACTGGATCGAACATTGAAGGATGTCATGTCTACATACAGTAATTCAGAGGAGATCTTTGGCGGTAAGGTAGTTGTTTTTGGTGGTGATTTTAGACAGATTTTGCCCGTTGTACCTAGAGGGAGTCGTTCGGATATTGTACATTTTGCCATAAATGCTTCTTACATATGGCGGAATGTTGAAGTCTTAACTTTAACGCATAACATGCGACTTCAATCCGGCCCAGATGAAGCAGGAAAAAAGGAAATTGCCGACTTCTCAAAATGGCTGTTGCAAATTGGTGAAGGCAAACTTTCCGAGCCAAATGATGGATTTGCGGATATTCAACTGCCAAAAGAACTTTTGATCACGGATTACACAGACCCAATTGTTGCTATCGTAAATAGTACTTATCCTGATTTTATCGAAAACTACCAATCTAACGACTACTTAAAGAGTAAGGCGATACTTGCTTCTACATTGGAAGTTGTCGATCAAATAAACAATCACGTCCTTGATCTGATGCCAG GGGAAACCAAGGATTACTACAGCTCAAATACCGTCGATAGGTCAGAAATTCATGACACCAATGTAGTCGATATACTCACACCGGAGTTTCTCAGTTCATTAACCACTTCGGGTTTGCCTAACCATCTCATTAGGTTGAAGGTAGGAACACCTGTTATGCTTATGCGTAACATAGACCAGTCTGAGGGTTTGTGTAACGGAACTAGGGTAATGATAACTAGGATGGCAAACCACGTCATAGAGGCTAAAATAATGGCGG GTCACTACAAGGAAAAACATGCAGTAGCTTGGAATGAGACGCAGTGCATCCGTGACCTACACCATGATTCTACTGGTGGATTACGTGAATTTTCAATTGGTTGA
- the LOC131632531 gene encoding uncharacterized protein LOC131632531 gives MARPMEKIIDINDTKELWKVAVRVSHKWKVLSNNKEHFEMIFEDKEGCDIHVIVPTACMAAYHDKFEVGHTYTVSNFAVHPNNLVFKPCSHKFLVKFTGGTAVGDVDKHEIPPKPRTFTSFSDIITGNFQKNVLIDVIGMLESIGYQQMQSGGKKLQVNFLLRDSSNNTINCTLWEDYANDFFKFNEKNTATTDPTVVLLQYAKVKEAGHYPLSVTNTFHVTKLLINPDLPCVKDFLNSFPKESLRIVSTQQTSQSQQYSRSSTNDSVGHSLAHKLLHGAVSNTFCATYAKTRKLIASSYGWYYQCCHECTKSVRGDKPPYKCDNGHSTEAEIYKYKIEVEGFHGETSCKFIFWDRECTEILELSAAQMRETMIKAGITDPLEFPLALDKMLGLDLALRVKWQPSWDSASVVMFIKDSDFVKQFKAPWTDSQVVSSEPSATPLPLQIKESVDEAKTDAADDCDVVTDLEITSKHNPEPLTPTAKRQNHDASSESTSVRDGELSSTKLKKIIKLENNK, from the exons ATGGCTCGTCCGATGGAAAAGATTATTGACATCAACGACACAAAAGAGCTGTGGAAAGTGGCGGTCAGAGTGTCCCATAAATGGAAGGTACTGTCCAATAATAAGGAGCACTTCGAGATGATATTTGAAGACAAAGAG GGTTGTGATATTCACGTCATTGTTCCAACTGCATGCATGGCCGCATACCATGACAAATTTGAGGTGGGCCATACCTATACCGTGTCAAATTTTGCGGTTCACCCAAATAACTTAGTTTTCAAACCATGCTCCCACAAGTTCTTGGTTAAATTCACGGGAGGCACTGCTGTTGGTGATGTTGACAAACATGAGATACCCCCAAAACCCCGAACTTTCACCAGTTTCTCTGACATCATAACCGGAAACTTTCAAAAGAACGTGCTCATTG ACGTTATTGGTATGCTCGAGAGTATTGGGTATCAACAAATGCAGAGTGGGGGGAAAAAACTTCAGGTTAATTTTCTGCTCAGAGATTCGAG CAACAACACCATAAATTGCACCCTTTGGGAGGACTATGCCAACGATTTTTTTAAGTTTAACGAGAAAAACACTGCAACAACTGACCCGACCGTTGTTTTGCTTCAGTATGCAAAAGTTAAGGAGGCTG GCCATTACCCACTCTCTGTTACCAACACATTCCATGTTACCAAGCTCCTTATCAATCCAGATTTGCCTTGTGTCAAGGACTTCCTCAACAG TTTCCCAAAGGAATCACTGCGTATTGTTTCCACACAGCAGACCTCTCAGTCTCAACAATACTCCCGCAGTTCCACAAATGACAGTGTTGGTCATAGTCTTGCACATAAGTTGCTGCACGGGGCTGTTTCT AATACTTTCTGTGCTACGTATGCAAAAACGAGAAAACTAATTGCGTCTTCCTACGGATGGTACTACCAGTGCTGCCATGAATGCACTAAATCTGTTCGCGGTGACAAACCTCCCTACAAATGTGATAATGGACATTCTACTGAGGCTGAAATCTATAA GTATAAGATTGAAGTTGAAGGTTTCCATGGGGAAACTTCTTGCAAATTTATTTTCTGGGATCGAGAATGTACTGAAATCTTAGAGTTGTCAGCTGCTCAGATGCGGGAAACAATGATAAAG GCTGGTATCACAGATCCATTGGAATTCCCGTTAGCTCTCGATAAAATGTTGGGCCTGGATCTTGCTTTAAGGGTTAAATGGCAGCCTAGCTGGGACAGCGCCTCAGTTGTCATGTTCATAAAAGATAGCGACTTCGTTAAACAATTCAAGGCGCCTTGGACGGACAGTCAG GTTGTGAGTTCTGAACCATCCGCAACACCCCTTCCACTGCAG ATTAAAGAGAGCGTGGATGAGGCTAAAACTGATGCTGCTGATGATTGTGACGTTGTTACG GACCTAGAGATAACATCCAAGCACAACCCGGAGCCTTTAACACCCACCGCAAAAAGGCAGAATCATGATGCCTCCAGTGAATCAACATCTGTACGTGATGGTGAACTGTCTTCAACCAAACTGAAGAAGATCATCAAGTTGGAGAACAACAAATAG
- the LOC131632615 gene encoding uncharacterized protein LOC131632615: MKNLVKKVKSEPSELPDCVISHIFSKLSLKNLVKTSALSKQWYHEWGLRKDLTFDLHNMFDTIPELPKSLPLFQQLQSQFATRLNNFIQKYHGDMISSIQINFPLGWDNTRVIDTLIRKGILKGVNRIELLFAPFPYEEVDFENETLLAYEETNFEITFEMLLAYEETYFKIEPYNFLFPPFLSDSNSLTYLHLQNCHIMEFSGLKNLTTLVLHLVPVQQKMLQDMCLKCIHLENLTLNECTFKSDIKITSATLLHLNINCGEIIQKKINIDIIASNLSSIEYSSECISKSLLHTLNIKPLKLSKFSYTCAKISNLVHFSGLKNVTTILLDGLKDGDVITHLFSKCLQLEHITINMCWFTRDFKIIGAKLRHLSILDCFHSNVGIHALHFSSKDRGRTKKRSIISIDALNLSSFEFRGHPEMRSMISIEAPKLLKDLWDAGFNKICI, encoded by the coding sequence ATGAAGAATTTGGTGAAAAAGGTGAAGAGTGAACCAAGTGAGTTACCAGATTGTGTTATATCACATATCTTTTCCAAGTTAAGTTTGAAGAATTTGGTGAAAACGAGTGCATTGTCCAAACAATGGTATCACGAATGGGGATTAAGGAAGGACCTCACTTTTGATCTCCATAACATGTTTGATACAATTCCAGAGTTACCAAAATCCCTCCCACTCTTTCAACagcttcaatctcaatttgccaCAAGATTGAATAATTTCATCCAGAAATATCATGGTGACATGATCAGTTCAATCCAAATCAATTTTCCATTAGGTTGGGATAATACTCGAGTCATTGATACATTGATTCGCAAAGGAATTCTTAAGGGTGTCAATCGTATTGAGCTACTCTTTGCGCCTTTTCCATATGAAGAAGTTGATTTTGAAAACGAGACGCTCTTGGCCTATGAAGAAACTAATTTTGAAATAACATTTGAAATGCTCTTGGCATATGAAGAAACTTATTTTAAAATAGAGCCATACAATTTTTTATTTCCTCCTTTCTTGTCTGACTCTAATTCTCTCACATATCTACACCTACAGAACTGCCACATAATGGAATTTTCTGGATTGAAGAATTTGACAACTCTTGTGTTGCATCTAGTTCCTGTCCAGCAGAAAATGCTTCAGGATATGTGTCTTAAATGCATCCATCTTGAGAACTTGACTCTTAATGAATGTACCTTCAAATCCGACATAAAAATAACTAGTGCAACATTGCTTCATTTGAACATTAACTGCGGGGAAATCATTCAGAAGAAGATTAATATTGATATCATTGCATCAAATCTCTCCTCCATTGAATATTCCTCCGAGTGTATCTCTAAAAGTTTGTTACACACACTGAATATTAAGCCTCTTAAGTTATCCAAGTTCAGCTACACATGTGCTAAAATTTCTAATCTTGTTCACTTTTCTGGACTCAAGAATGTGACAACAATTCTCTTGGATGGACTCAAAGATGGTGATGTCATAACTCATTTGTTTTCTAAATGTCTCCAATTGGAACATATCACCATTAACATGTGTTGGTTCACGCGTGATTTCAAAATCATTGGTGCAAAGTTGCGTCATTTGAGCATACTTGATTGTTTCCATTCCAATGTCGGTATTCATGCTTTGCATTTCTCATCCAAAGATAGAGGTCGTACAAAGAAGAGGAGCATAATCTCCATTGATGCTTTGAATCTCTCATCCTTTGAATTTAGAGGTCATCCGGAGATGAGGAGCATGATCTCCATTGAGGCTCCAAAGTTATTGAAGGACTTATGGGATGCAGGTTTTAACAAGATATGTATATAA
- the LOC131605805 gene encoding F-box protein CPR1-like: MEKSVSAVTDKKVSIFLPHDLVLFILSKLPIRELKRFQCVCKSWCGLFKNPHFINMHTNHHTRYNHSCDGDTFLVLHKSLHEEYGESLRCEFYWFSSDKFENWVKLDWPSQFQNDDCNIYIVGSVSINGILCLKQRLKTRQLVLWNPTTTESKVIPPSPLENRPSNRSPWVFLHGFGYDHVCDDYKIIQMIDFFPKVEDNVRGENGDLIWEDKSYDPLWEIYSLKTNSWKKLDFDMRNCYHYSIVKAMGVYTDGLFHWWAKSETKNIGENLLSFDFSTEMLIKTPMPTDIDHRYAVRNLVNLDGSIALISNYPEAAAFDISILGKIGVRESWIKIIDGSLPFVGYPIGVGKSNNVVISNEDGEEVILISHESVWVDLSTPLFGKLHVNGDKLGSCQMGRYKKSFDPIGTINS; encoded by the coding sequence atggaaaaatcAGTGTCAGCGGTCACTGACAAAAAGGTTAGCATATTTTTACCTCATGATCTAGTGCTCTTCATTCTCTCAAAACTTCCTATACGTGAATTAAAGCGATTTCAATGCGTATGCAAATCATGGTGCGGCTTGTTCAAAAACCCTCACTTTATTAACATGCATACTAACCATCATACACGTTATAACCATTCTTGTGATGGTGATACATTTTTAGTCCTACACAAGTCGCTACATGAGGAATATGGTGAGAGTTTGCGTTGCGAGTTTTATTGGTTCTCGAGTGACAAGTTTGAGAATTGGGTCAAATTAGATTGGCCGTCTCAATTTCAAAACGATGATTGTAATATTTATATTGTGGGTTCGGTTAGTATTAATGGCATTCTTTGTCTGAAACAAAGACTTAAGACTCGGCAGCTTGTATTGTGGAATCCAACTACCACTGAATCTAAGGTCATTCCTCCTAGTCCACTTGAAAACAGACCATCTAATAGGTCTCCTTGGGTGTTTCTTCACGGATTTGGTTATGATCATGTTTGTGACGACTATAAAATTATTCAAATGATAGATTTTTTTCCGAAGGTGGAGGATAATGTCCGAGGTGAAAATGGAGATTTGATATGGGAAGATAAATCTTATGATCCATTGTGGGAGATATATAGTCTTAAAACTAACTCTTGGAAGAAACTAGATTTTGATATGCGCAATTGTTATCATTATTCTATAGTAAAAGCTATGGGAGTGTACACTGATGGATTGTTTCATTGGTGGGCTAAATCTGAAACAAAAAATATTGGAGAAAATTTGCTGTCATTTGACTTTAGCACTGAGATGTTGATTAAAACACCCATGCCCACTGACATTGATCACCGTTATGCGGTGAGAAACTTGGTGAACTTAGATGGATCCATTGCTTTGATTTCAAATTATCCAGAGGCGGCGGCTTTTGACATATCAATTTTGGGTAAAATTGGTGTGAGAGAATCGTGGATCAAGATTATTGATGGGAGCTTACCTTTTGTTGGGTACCCCATCGGAGTTGGGAAGAGTAACAATGTTGTCATCTCGAACGAAGATGGTGAGGAAGTAATTTTGATTAGTCACGAATCAGTTTGGGTTGATTTGAGTACTCCATTGTTTGGGAAGCTTCATGTAAACGGAGACAAACTTGGTAGTTGTCAGATGGGAAGGTACAAGAAAAGTTTTGATCCTATTGGAACAATAAATAGCTAA